From a region of the Geothrix sp. 21YS21S-2 genome:
- a CDS encoding IS3 family transposase, translating into MVSAPQKREGVRLLKAEGISERRIAVLLGITRTGQRYQARPKPQDHQADLIKALSAEHPRYGQNRVWALLRRSGVVINIKAVNRIWQKYGLQVSRRPRRKKIRTGDSVPRKAEFINHVWTYDFVFDWSFNGVSLKFLTLEDEFTRESLAIEVGHTFNSLQVRGVLARVFQERGVPKFLRSDNGSEFIAIDLKLWIGDLGIDTHLIDPGKPWQNGYAESFNARFRDECLNQETFHGVREAAVIIKAFSKRYNECHPHSSLGFYTPREFARLSKSGALPPDPRDLPPWGLPAVSKRTARGPLAPAVQAPGMALESDPSGALSSTQAAEKVS; encoded by the coding sequence ATGGTGAGCGCTCCTCAGAAACGCGAGGGGGTAAGGCTCTTGAAGGCTGAAGGGATTTCGGAGCGCAGGATCGCTGTGCTTCTGGGCATCACAAGGACTGGGCAGCGCTACCAAGCCCGGCCCAAGCCCCAGGACCACCAGGCTGACCTGATCAAGGCCCTGAGCGCCGAACACCCTCGCTACGGGCAGAACCGCGTCTGGGCCCTGCTCCGGCGCAGCGGCGTCGTCATCAACATCAAAGCCGTGAACCGCATCTGGCAGAAGTACGGCCTTCAGGTTTCTCGGCGGCCAAGGCGGAAGAAAATCAGGACCGGGGACAGCGTTCCTCGGAAGGCCGAGTTCATCAACCATGTCTGGACCTACGACTTCGTCTTCGACTGGTCGTTCAATGGCGTCTCCTTGAAGTTCCTGACCTTGGAAGACGAGTTCACTCGGGAGTCGCTGGCCATCGAGGTTGGGCACACCTTCAATTCCCTTCAGGTCCGTGGCGTGCTGGCCCGGGTCTTCCAGGAGCGCGGCGTACCCAAGTTCTTGCGCAGCGACAACGGCTCAGAGTTCATCGCCATCGACCTGAAATTATGGATCGGGGACCTGGGCATCGACACTCACCTCATCGACCCCGGCAAGCCCTGGCAGAACGGCTACGCCGAGAGCTTCAACGCCAGGTTCCGGGACGAATGCCTTAACCAGGAAACCTTCCACGGCGTGCGGGAGGCCGCCGTCATCATCAAGGCCTTCAGCAAGCGATACAACGAGTGCCACCCGCATTCCAGCCTCGGATTCTATACGCCCAGGGAGTTTGCCCGGCTTTCCAAGTCGGGGGCTCTGCCCCCGGACCCCCGGGATTTACCGCCTTGGGGCCTACCCGCGGTCAGCAAGAGGACCGCACGCGGCCCCCTTGCTCCTGCAGTGCAGGCCCCTGGGATGGCGCTCGAGTCGGATCCCTCCGGCGCTCTATCCTCCACCCAGGCAGCGGAGAAGGTATCATGA
- a CDS encoding transposase, which produces MRKPKLTDEQIVALLREAERGENTITELCKKAGVSEVTFYRWRNKFSGNTVQDVRKLKQLEKDNARLLRLLGQRDVEIDAMKELLAKKW; this is translated from the coding sequence ATGCGCAAGCCCAAGCTCACCGACGAGCAGATCGTCGCCCTTCTGCGTGAGGCAGAACGAGGCGAAAACACCATCACCGAGCTTTGCAAAAAGGCCGGCGTCTCCGAGGTGACCTTCTACCGGTGGCGGAACAAGTTCTCCGGGAACACCGTGCAGGACGTCCGGAAGCTCAAGCAGTTGGAGAAGGACAACGCTCGCCTCCTGCGGCTCCTTGGGCAGCGGGACGTCGAGATCGACGCCATGAAGGAACTGCTCGCAAAAAAATGGTGA
- a CDS encoding immunoglobulin domain-containing protein, which produces MVLRFGERPGTLTYQWTKDGSTIVGATSTTYSIASGQVSDAGIYACVVTNTLGGTAASTNSVSAVLSVNAGPALTSQPASRTLAVGGAATFTVEATGSGTLSFQWLKNGTDIRGGTSATFSIPSVQVPDAGIYTCVVTNSLNGTTTSATSGSATLTVNAGPTLTTQPVSQTLAVGGAVTFTVAATGSGTLSYQWTKDGSSIGGAFSATFTISSVQPTDAGDYACRVTNSLSGTSAATSSSSATLTVLAAPVITVTVEPKTATVVTNGQVILRAGVTGTANTGVTWSITSGEGTLSAGAPGSITYAATGSPGTTTITAVSQADGTKSDSATVTVRTRDLTGDGLIDVLDLAIFARAWGSTPASPNWNAAADLNGDGNVDETELALFLAGL; this is translated from the coding sequence TTGGTACTCAGATTTGGGGAAAGGCCAGGCACCCTTACCTATCAGTGGACGAAGGACGGTTCGACTATCGTTGGAGCCACCTCAACCACCTATTCAATCGCCAGTGGCCAGGTTTCCGATGCAGGCATCTACGCCTGCGTGGTGACGAACACCCTGGGGGGGACCGCGGCCAGCACCAACAGCGTCAGCGCTGTTCTCTCCGTCAATGCCGGACCGGCCCTCACGTCTCAGCCCGCCAGCCGTACCTTGGCGGTGGGTGGCGCCGCAACCTTCACGGTGGAAGCAACCGGTTCAGGCACCCTCTCCTTCCAGTGGCTGAAGAATGGAACGGATATCCGTGGAGGCACCTCGGCCACCTTCTCCATCCCCAGTGTCCAGGTCCCGGATGCAGGCATCTACACATGCGTAGTGACGAACTCCCTGAACGGGACCACGACCAGCGCCACCAGCGGCAGCGCCACCCTCACCGTCAATGCCGGACCGACCCTCACGACCCAGCCCGTCAGCCAGACCCTTGCGGTGGGCGGAGCAGTGACGTTCACGGTGGCGGCTACCGGGTCGGGCACCCTTTCCTACCAATGGACGAAGGACGGGAGCAGCATCGGTGGAGCCTTTTCCGCGACCTTCACCATCTCCAGTGTCCAGCCCACGGACGCAGGCGACTACGCCTGCCGGGTGACGAATAGCCTGAGTGGGACCTCGGCCGCCACCAGCAGCAGCAGCGCCACCCTGACCGTGCTTGCCGCCCCGGTGATAACCGTGACCGTAGAACCCAAGACCGCGACCGTGGTTACAAACGGCCAGGTCATCCTCAGGGCAGGTGTGACCGGCACGGCCAACACAGGCGTCACCTGGTCCATCACCTCCGGCGAAGGCACCCTGTCTGCGGGCGCTCCCGGTTCCATCACCTATGCGGCAACCGGCTCGCCTGGCACGACCACGATCACGGCCGTTAGCCAGGCCGACGGCACCAAGAGCGACAGCGCAACGGTAACCGTCAGGACCCGTGATCTCACCGGAGATGGCCTTATCGATGTCCTGGACTTGGCCATCTTCGCGCGCGCCTGGGGTTCGACGCCTGCCAGTCCGAACTGGAACGCTGCCGCGGACCTCAATGGCGATGGCAACGTGGACGAAACCGAGCTTGCCCTGTTCCTGGCCGGCCTTTGA
- a CDS encoding ABC transporter ATP-binding protein, with product MLELHGVRKSYGARQAVKGISFAIRAGETLGLLGPNGAGKTTTVSMIAGLITPDSGEVKLDGRSLAGDTDPLKARIGLVPQDLALFEDLSARENLFLFGALYGLQGAALEGAAAETLAFTGLADRAKDKVKTFSGGMKRRLNLAAALLHDPDLIILDEPTVGVDPQSRNAIFEGLETLKARGKTLLYTTHYMEEAERLCDRIVIVDHGEVIADDTVAGLTRRLPLRNVLRLEVEDPPPGAWADELATLPGIVSARLEAEVLTLGLAELGPGSAAALGWLTARGIAIAHAHTERPDLETVFLALTGRTMRDA from the coding sequence ATGCTCGAACTTCACGGTGTCCGGAAAAGCTATGGCGCCCGCCAGGCGGTGAAGGGCATCTCCTTTGCCATACGCGCGGGGGAAACCCTCGGACTGCTGGGCCCCAATGGCGCCGGCAAGACCACCACGGTCTCCATGATCGCGGGCCTGATCACCCCCGATTCGGGCGAGGTGAAACTGGATGGCCGGAGCCTCGCCGGCGATACGGACCCGCTCAAGGCCCGCATCGGGCTGGTGCCCCAGGATCTCGCGCTGTTCGAGGATCTCAGCGCCCGGGAGAACCTGTTCCTGTTCGGTGCGCTGTACGGGCTCCAGGGGGCGGCGCTGGAGGGCGCCGCCGCGGAAACCCTGGCCTTCACGGGGCTGGCTGACCGGGCGAAGGACAAGGTGAAGACCTTCAGCGGCGGCATGAAGCGGCGGCTGAACCTCGCCGCGGCGCTCCTGCACGATCCGGATCTGATCATCCTGGACGAGCCCACCGTGGGCGTGGATCCCCAGAGCCGGAACGCGATCTTCGAGGGCCTGGAGACCCTCAAGGCCCGCGGCAAGACCCTCCTGTACACCACCCACTACATGGAGGAGGCCGAACGCCTCTGCGACCGCATCGTGATCGTGGATCATGGCGAAGTCATCGCCGACGACACGGTGGCGGGCCTCACCCGGCGGCTTCCCCTGCGCAACGTCCTCAGGCTTGAAGTGGAGGATCCGCCCCCAGGGGCCTGGGCGGATGAACTGGCGACGCTCCCGGGCATCGTCTCGGCCCGGCTGGAGGCGGAGGTGCTCACCCTCGGACTGGCGGAACTGGGGCCCGGGTCCGCTGCGGCCCTGGGATGGCTGACGGCACGCGGGATCGCCATCGCCCATGCCCACACGGAGCGGCCTGATCTGGAAACCGTCTTCCTCGCCCTCACGGGCCGCACCATGAGGGACGCATGA
- a CDS encoding ABC transporter permease — MNLTALTALVRKDLKLFLGDRRALILSLAAPIAIGAFFGFLFSGDGRNDTAKIPVALVDLDGSALSRAVGARLAEDKLLSVRPETEAQARESVRKGKATAAVLLPRGFGDSAANAFFSSLGKPEVTVFYDPSHGMEMGLVRGLLTQAAMEVVSREMFTGDTGRAAVKRSLAGLDTSGVSAADKAPLQDLLRSVDRWNAKQSEAPGNQRSGGLSLPYTLKEEPVTAGRGIAYNGYAHSFGGMGVQFILFMGIDAGVALLVLRRSGTWQRLRAAPLGRQGILLARALSAAILATGIMLVIFAAARLLFGVRIQGSFAGFLGVTVAFALMTATFGLLIAALGRTPEAARGLAIFGTLIMVMLGGAWVPSFVFPAWLQRATLLVPTRWAVDGLDAMTWRGLGFGAAVGPMAVLLGFAALFGLLALWRFPFEEG; from the coding sequence ATGAACCTCACCGCACTCACGGCCCTCGTCCGCAAGGATCTGAAGTTGTTCCTGGGAGACCGCCGCGCGCTGATCCTCAGCCTGGCGGCGCCCATCGCCATCGGGGCCTTCTTCGGCTTCCTGTTCAGCGGGGACGGCAGGAACGATACCGCCAAGATCCCCGTCGCCCTCGTGGACCTCGACGGCAGCGCCCTCAGCCGCGCCGTGGGTGCCAGGCTGGCGGAGGACAAGCTGCTCTCGGTCCGCCCTGAAACCGAAGCCCAGGCCCGTGAATCGGTCAGGAAGGGAAAGGCCACGGCAGCGGTGCTGCTGCCCAGGGGCTTCGGGGACTCGGCCGCCAACGCCTTCTTCAGCAGCCTCGGGAAACCCGAGGTGACGGTGTTCTACGACCCTTCCCACGGCATGGAGATGGGCCTCGTGCGAGGGCTCCTGACCCAGGCGGCCATGGAAGTGGTGAGCCGGGAGATGTTCACCGGGGATACGGGCCGGGCCGCCGTGAAGCGGTCCCTTGCCGGTCTGGACACGTCCGGCGTCAGCGCCGCGGACAAGGCGCCCCTCCAGGATCTGCTTCGCAGCGTGGACCGCTGGAACGCCAAGCAGTCCGAGGCGCCCGGAAACCAGCGCAGTGGAGGTCTCAGCCTGCCCTACACCCTGAAGGAGGAACCGGTCACCGCCGGCAGGGGCATCGCCTACAACGGCTACGCCCACAGCTTCGGCGGCATGGGGGTGCAGTTCATCCTGTTCATGGGCATCGACGCGGGCGTGGCCCTGCTGGTCCTGCGCCGCAGCGGCACCTGGCAGCGACTCCGGGCCGCGCCCCTGGGGCGGCAGGGCATCCTCCTGGCCCGGGCCCTCAGCGCGGCCATTCTGGCCACAGGCATCATGCTGGTGATCTTCGCCGCGGCCCGGCTGCTCTTCGGGGTGCGGATCCAGGGCAGCTTCGCGGGGTTCCTGGGCGTCACCGTCGCCTTCGCGCTCATGACCGCCACCTTCGGCCTGCTCATCGCGGCCCTGGGCCGCACACCGGAGGCCGCCCGGGGCCTGGCCATCTTCGGGACGCTGATCATGGTGATGCTGGGGGGCGCCTGGGTCCCCTCCTTCGTCTTTCCAGCCTGGCTGCAGAGGGCGACGCTGCTGGTGCCGACCCGCTGGGCCGTGGATGGCCTCGACGCCATGACCTGGCGCGGCCTCGGGTTCGGCGCGGCGGTGGGCCCCATGGCCGTTCTGCTGGGTTTTGCGGCCCTGTTCGGCCTCCTCGCCCTCTGGCGCTTCCCCTTTGAGGAGGGCTGA
- a CDS encoding biosynthetic peptidoglycan transglycosylase, with product MALVLGAFLYLSVLTLLRSAPVRLALRERVVAALAARLPGARLEGRVYVDAAFRLVMGPVVVGPPGEGTALLVVDRITVRPRLWRLVIGHLEAGSVTLHGMHVHAGRHGERLADLTRALHPGRARAAGSGPGHDAPALPEIAFSGLEVGFEGSPSGQRPVVLGPLGGRIRLDRLGERTQASLAAEGPGRSRGAMEAAWGGGPGALHLRLQGLGAEALPEGLRAELPFGIRAGAVDLSFEAPHLETLTLGEGRLTISTRNLAVFAERLAPEPVGPVSVRLEGRLRWDAAAGTGALVDATLALDDAGRAALKVALSVAARPEPRFELALRATSVDWTALAASLPPALAPPRGAPGLTGALAGALTIAGPLHQPSEWRIDGEVDPSRLAPAPANGGPDLTRPFVYDAILARGGRRQVTIGPENPAFVPLGELPSLLVRAVLESEDAGFYGHKGFDLSEIQEALSNGGRLRGASTLTQQLAKNLFLSRDRTFSRKVREALATVALEVAVGKRRILEIYLNLAEWGEGVNGIGEAARHWFGKDARALSPKEAAMLATVIPNPVRYEMYRRRGALTPAWEARVADLLAKLHTTGALDDEGLRAAEAETLTFASSPRGAWSRSAPAGP from the coding sequence GTGGCGCTGGTCCTCGGAGCCTTCCTCTACCTCTCCGTCCTGACGCTGCTCCGCTCGGCACCCGTCCGGCTTGCCCTCCGCGAACGGGTCGTCGCAGCACTCGCCGCCCGGCTCCCAGGCGCCCGCCTGGAGGGAAGGGTCTACGTCGATGCAGCGTTCCGGCTCGTGATGGGACCGGTCGTGGTCGGTCCACCCGGCGAAGGGACAGCGCTCCTCGTGGTCGACCGAATCACCGTCCGGCCCCGGCTGTGGCGCCTCGTCATCGGTCACCTGGAAGCCGGGTCGGTCACCCTGCACGGCATGCATGTCCACGCGGGCCGCCATGGGGAGCGACTCGCCGACCTCACGCGCGCCCTCCACCCGGGCAGGGCGCGAGCGGCCGGCTCCGGGCCGGGACACGATGCGCCAGCCCTGCCCGAGATCGCCTTCTCCGGGCTGGAGGTGGGTTTCGAGGGTTCGCCGTCCGGGCAGCGGCCCGTGGTCCTGGGCCCGCTGGGCGGACGCATCCGGCTGGATCGTCTCGGGGAGCGCACCCAGGCCTCCCTTGCGGCCGAGGGGCCAGGGCGATCCAGGGGCGCCATGGAGGCCGCATGGGGCGGCGGACCCGGCGCGCTGCACCTCCGCCTCCAGGGGCTGGGCGCCGAGGCGCTCCCGGAAGGCCTGCGCGCCGAGCTTCCGTTCGGGATCCGGGCCGGGGCGGTCGACCTCTCCTTCGAGGCGCCGCACCTCGAGACGCTGACCCTTGGCGAGGGCAGGCTCACGATTTCCACGCGCAACCTCGCGGTGTTCGCGGAACGCCTCGCCCCCGAGCCCGTGGGCCCGGTTTCGGTCCGCCTTGAGGGACGCCTGCGCTGGGACGCCGCCGCGGGGACCGGGGCCCTGGTGGACGCGACCCTGGCCCTGGACGACGCGGGACGGGCCGCCCTGAAGGTCGCGCTTTCGGTCGCCGCGCGCCCCGAGCCCCGCTTCGAGCTCGCGCTTCGCGCGACCTCGGTGGACTGGACGGCCCTCGCCGCGTCCCTGCCCCCGGCGCTCGCACCCCCGCGCGGGGCTCCAGGTCTCACGGGAGCGCTCGCCGGCGCGCTCACGATCGCAGGACCGCTTCACCAACCGTCCGAATGGCGGATCGACGGCGAGGTGGATCCGAGCCGCCTCGCCCCGGCACCGGCCAACGGCGGGCCCGACCTGACGCGCCCCTTCGTCTACGATGCGATCCTCGCGCGGGGCGGCAGGCGTCAGGTGACCATCGGCCCCGAGAACCCCGCGTTCGTGCCGCTGGGCGAGCTTCCCAGCCTCCTCGTGCGCGCCGTGCTTGAGAGCGAGGACGCCGGCTTCTACGGGCACAAGGGGTTCGACCTTTCCGAAATCCAGGAGGCCCTGTCCAATGGAGGCCGGCTGCGCGGCGCATCCACCCTCACCCAGCAGCTCGCCAAGAACCTCTTCCTGTCGCGGGACCGCACCTTCTCGCGCAAGGTCCGCGAGGCGCTCGCCACCGTCGCCCTTGAGGTGGCGGTGGGAAAGCGCCGGATCCTCGAGATCTATCTCAACCTTGCGGAGTGGGGCGAGGGCGTGAACGGCATCGGCGAGGCGGCCCGGCACTGGTTCGGCAAGGATGCCCGCGCCCTGAGCCCCAAGGAGGCCGCCATGCTCGCGACCGTGATCCCGAACCCCGTGCGTTATGAGATGTACCGAAGGCGGGGCGCGCTCACGCCCGCCTGGGAGGCGCGGGTGGCCGACCTCCTCGCCAAGCTCCACACCACCGGAGCGCTCGACGACGAAGGCCTGCGCGCGGCGGAGGCGGAGACGCTCACCTTCGCGTCCAGTCCGCGGGGGGCGTGGTCCAGGAGCGCGCCTGCCGGCCCCTGA
- a CDS encoding alpha/beta hydrolase, producing the protein MKRLLLAFGISVPAGVILLNLVVGWALLPPMLLDAPMPARTEAERSTIRAGLCPPGCAWTSEVVSGGEGRALVVWRLHRPGATGVAVLLHGFGDDAWGGASRLRDLPELDAVTFTFRNRDLEPGTPSTLGGWEREDAAAVVRHLASQGMQRNRIVLVGTSQGAGVGLMALERLEAEGPLGGALLESPFESLQEAGRNHLRGTLGAAEWLMRPGEGLALAKAGRLAHFRPADVSPLNASRHLRTPIALLAGDADDITPLEGVRAIASSIPDLTVVHGARHTEAGAGVPGGWSAWARSRLETWGVLALPSRMDEPRPGGR; encoded by the coding sequence ATGAAACGCCTCCTCCTTGCGTTCGGCATCTCGGTCCCCGCGGGGGTCATCCTCCTGAACCTGGTGGTGGGTTGGGCCCTCCTGCCGCCGATGCTCCTGGATGCCCCGATGCCGGCCCGGACCGAAGCCGAGCGGAGCACGATCCGGGCTGGGCTGTGCCCGCCGGGTTGCGCCTGGACCTCGGAAGTCGTGTCCGGGGGCGAAGGCCGGGCCCTCGTCGTCTGGCGCCTGCACCGCCCTGGAGCCACGGGTGTCGCCGTCCTCCTGCACGGGTTCGGGGACGACGCCTGGGGCGGGGCCTCCCGGCTCCGGGACCTGCCGGAGCTGGACGCGGTGACCTTCACGTTTCGCAACCGGGACCTGGAGCCGGGCACGCCCTCCACGCTGGGGGGGTGGGAACGGGAGGACGCCGCGGCGGTGGTTCGCCACCTCGCGTCCCAGGGGATGCAGCGGAACCGGATCGTCCTGGTCGGAACCAGCCAGGGCGCGGGGGTGGGGCTCATGGCCCTGGAACGGCTGGAAGCGGAAGGCCCCCTGGGAGGCGCCCTGCTGGAATCCCCGTTCGAGTCCCTCCAGGAGGCCGGCCGGAACCATCTGCGGGGCACCCTGGGGGCGGCCGAATGGCTCATGCGGCCCGGGGAGGGCCTTGCCCTCGCGAAGGCGGGGAGGCTGGCGCATTTCCGCCCCGCCGACGTTTCGCCCCTGAACGCCTCCCGGCACCTCAGGACCCCCATCGCGCTGCTGGCCGGAGACGCGGATGACATCACGCCCCTGGAGGGCGTGCGGGCCATCGCCTCCAGCATCCCGGACCTCACGGTCGTCCATGGCGCACGGCACACGGAGGCCGGGGCGGGGGTTCCGGGCGGGTGGAGCGCCTGGGCCCGGTCCCGCCTGGAGACGTGGGGCGTCCTGGCGCTCCCGTCGCGCATGGATGAGCCGCGGCCCGGGGGCAGGTGA
- a CDS encoding efflux RND transporter permease subunit — protein sequence MTTEPGDSANVYTPQHRTLIRRWFDWMLPRKGWVFALALVWGVAGLATFATLKRDLFPDLTLPSLNLLIQSPGRAATELELTVAQPVEQALGGLPGVKRVVSTVQAEVVQTVVAFEGGTDPWRARQLVAERLAGVTGEFPEGTRAPIVSSAAGRLQEIMELVLEGPSTDPMKLRDHTEKVLIPRLQAVPGVARVERLGGEERQLQVVVQPERMRLQGVSLAQILEALDGTAQDSAAGVMEIQDKGWFITVGSLAAQPEAVKKLRLKTSRGTILLGDVAEVREGAGFRRGLARHQGHEDVSLRVVRQPTAETLDVSRETRKALDELRQSLPEGMELTLMYDQGGLVTHALNGVTLALLLGGLFVALVLVLLLGNLRAALIVIAVLPLATLGAAIPLRAAGMGLNAMTLGGLAIAVGLLVDAAVIMVENLAHRLHEHREHLEPRRVALTRAAAEVGVPILTAVLVILAVFIPLLAIGGLAGRLYAPLAVAIATAMTLSLVLSFTLVPALVERFLPPGSMLEEPRPVRAVKALYRPCLDWAMKHGVLVQAAFLGLTLPSLWLAFSLGSNFLPTLDEGALLLNSILPAETSLAAVDEANFQLERKLVKLPGVASVYRRTGRSELTEDPMPHTISDVLVVLDGSRRTPEVQKEVAELAEDLPYPVELTTPMQMRIAEGIGGTPADIQVKLFHPDLGALQARLASLQEALAKVPGVASVTPEGAGSLPKWTVVPDEDALRRLDVPRPLIAKTLKAALQGLDTAPRFDGPQRIERIVRFPDDGRTSPETLKRLPLVLEDGRVVELGQVARFEEASTPSLIRREAAQRRLALNVRTTGDLGGTADRLEKAIRAVDLPKGTVVKLGGKIEDARETQKRLLTAIGAALALVVGLLYLALGRWREVLVVVVTLPNAFAGGLLALWLAGETWNISSIVGVIGLFGVAVQNSLVLISQARHLVDAGMPFQEALREASVGRVRPKLMTAGSAILGLMPMLLGIGGSELERPLAIVMVGGLVTSTLFTLLALPSFYAWVGGPKEKGEAAS from the coding sequence ATGACCACTGAGCCCGGCGATTCCGCAAACGTCTATACCCCCCAGCACCGGACCCTGATCCGGCGCTGGTTCGATTGGATGCTTCCCCGCAAGGGGTGGGTCTTCGCGCTGGCCCTGGTGTGGGGGGTCGCGGGGCTGGCCACCTTCGCGACGCTCAAGCGCGATCTCTTCCCCGATCTCACCCTCCCCAGCCTCAACCTGCTCATCCAGAGCCCGGGGCGGGCCGCCACGGAGCTGGAGCTGACCGTCGCCCAGCCCGTGGAGCAGGCCCTGGGCGGGCTCCCGGGCGTCAAGCGCGTGGTGAGCACGGTGCAGGCCGAGGTCGTCCAGACCGTGGTGGCCTTCGAGGGCGGCACCGACCCCTGGCGGGCCCGCCAGCTCGTGGCCGAGCGCCTCGCGGGCGTCACCGGCGAATTCCCCGAAGGCACCCGGGCCCCCATCGTATCCAGCGCCGCCGGACGCCTGCAGGAGATCATGGAGCTCGTGCTGGAAGGTCCCTCGACCGATCCCATGAAGCTGCGGGACCACACGGAGAAGGTCCTCATCCCCAGGCTCCAGGCGGTTCCCGGCGTGGCCCGGGTGGAACGCCTGGGCGGCGAGGAGCGCCAGCTCCAGGTCGTCGTCCAGCCCGAGCGCATGCGCCTCCAGGGCGTGAGCCTCGCCCAGATCCTGGAAGCCCTGGACGGCACGGCCCAGGACAGCGCCGCCGGGGTGATGGAGATCCAGGACAAGGGGTGGTTCATCACCGTGGGCAGCCTCGCGGCCCAGCCCGAGGCCGTGAAGAAGCTCCGCCTGAAGACCTCCCGGGGGACGATCCTCCTGGGCGATGTGGCCGAAGTGCGGGAGGGCGCCGGCTTCCGGCGCGGCCTCGCCCGGCACCAGGGCCACGAGGACGTGAGCCTGCGGGTCGTGCGCCAGCCCACGGCGGAGACCCTGGACGTGTCCCGGGAGACGCGCAAGGCCCTGGACGAGCTCCGCCAGAGCCTCCCCGAGGGCATGGAACTGACCCTCATGTACGACCAGGGGGGACTCGTCACCCACGCCCTGAACGGCGTGACCCTGGCCCTCCTGCTGGGGGGGCTCTTCGTGGCGCTGGTGCTCGTGCTCCTCCTGGGGAACCTGAGGGCCGCCCTGATCGTCATCGCCGTGCTCCCCCTGGCGACCCTCGGCGCGGCGATCCCCCTGCGCGCGGCGGGCATGGGCCTCAACGCCATGACCCTGGGCGGGCTGGCCATCGCCGTGGGGCTCCTGGTCGACGCCGCCGTGATCATGGTGGAGAACCTCGCCCACCGGCTGCACGAGCACCGGGAGCACCTGGAGCCCCGGAGGGTGGCCCTGACCCGGGCCGCCGCCGAAGTGGGCGTCCCCATCCTCACCGCGGTGCTCGTCATCCTGGCGGTCTTCATCCCGCTGCTGGCCATCGGGGGCCTCGCGGGCAGGCTCTACGCGCCCCTGGCCGTGGCCATCGCCACCGCGATGACCCTCAGCCTGGTGCTGAGCTTCACCCTCGTCCCGGCGCTCGTGGAGCGGTTCCTGCCGCCGGGTTCCATGCTCGAGGAGCCCCGGCCCGTCAGGGCCGTCAAGGCCCTCTACCGGCCGTGCCTGGACTGGGCCATGAAGCACGGGGTGCTGGTGCAGGCCGCGTTCCTGGGACTGACCCTCCCGAGCCTGTGGCTGGCCTTCAGCCTGGGGAGCAACTTCCTGCCCACCCTGGACGAAGGCGCCCTCCTCCTGAACAGCATCCTGCCCGCGGAAACGAGCCTGGCCGCCGTGGACGAGGCCAACTTCCAGCTGGAGCGGAAACTGGTCAAGCTCCCCGGCGTGGCCTCCGTCTATCGCCGCACCGGGCGGTCGGAACTCACCGAGGACCCCATGCCCCACACGATCTCCGACGTGCTGGTGGTGCTCGACGGGTCCCGGCGGACCCCGGAGGTGCAGAAGGAGGTCGCGGAACTGGCCGAGGACCTGCCCTACCCGGTGGAGCTCACCACGCCCATGCAGATGCGCATCGCCGAAGGCATCGGGGGCACGCCCGCGGATATCCAGGTCAAGCTCTTCCATCCGGACCTGGGCGCCCTCCAGGCGCGGCTCGCCTCCCTCCAGGAGGCCCTGGCCAAGGTGCCGGGGGTGGCCTCGGTCACGCCCGAGGGCGCCGGCTCCCTGCCCAAGTGGACCGTGGTGCCGGACGAGGATGCCCTGCGCCGCCTGGACGTGCCCCGGCCCCTGATCGCGAAGACCCTGAAGGCCGCCCTGCAAGGGCTCGACACCGCGCCCCGCTTCGACGGCCCCCAGCGCATCGAGCGCATCGTCCGCTTCCCGGACGACGGCCGCACCAGCCCCGAGACCCTCAAGCGCCTGCCCCTGGTGCTCGAGGACGGCCGCGTGGTGGAGCTGGGCCAGGTCGCCCGTTTCGAGGAGGCCAGCACGCCCAGCCTGATCCGCCGGGAGGCGGCGCAGCGGCGCCTCGCCTTGAACGTCCGCACCACGGGCGACCTGGGCGGCACCGCGGACCGCCTCGAGAAGGCCATCCGGGCCGTCGACCTGCCCAAGGGCACCGTCGTCAAGCTCGGCGGCAAGATCGAGGACGCCCGCGAGACCCAGAAGCGCCTCCTGACCGCCATCGGGGCCGCCCTGGCGCTGGTGGTCGGCCTCCTCTACCTCGCCCTCGGGCGGTGGCGGGAAGTCCTCGTGGTCGTGGTCACCCTGCCCAACGCCTTCGCCGGCGGCCTCCTCGCGCTCTGGCTCGCGGGAGAGACCTGGAACATCAGTTCCATCGTGGGCGTGATCGGGCTCTTCGGCGTCGCCGTGCAGAACAGCCTCGTGCTGATCTCGCAGGCCAGGCACCTGGTGGACGCCGGGATGCCCTTCCAGGAGGCCCTCAGGGAAGCCAGCGTCGGCCGCGTGCGCCCCAAGCTCATGACGGCCGGGAGCGCCATCCTCGGCCTCATGCCCATGTTGCTCGGCATCGGCGGCAGCGAACTGGAGCGTCCCCTGGCCATCGTCATGGTGGGCGGGCTCGTCACGAGCACGCTGTTCACGCTGCTGGCGCTGCCCAGCTTCTATGCCTGGGTGGGCGGGCCGAAGGAGAAGGGGGAAGCCGCGTCCTAG